From Streptomyces sp. NBC_00683, one genomic window encodes:
- a CDS encoding ASCH domain-containing protein: protein MENREPLKPFLLAFPGPLRDRLVAAVLSGEKVSTSGLLAEYEVEKEDLPPVGERSALIDSRGREVAAVELTEVRVVALGSIGLQHALDEGEGYTSVAQWRAGHEAFWHSEEMREALGDPAFTVDDDTKIVVERFRVVERWE, encoded by the coding sequence ATGGAGAACCGTGAACCGCTCAAACCCTTCCTCCTCGCCTTCCCCGGACCGCTGCGCGACCGGCTGGTGGCGGCCGTGCTCTCCGGCGAGAAGGTGTCGACGTCGGGGCTGCTCGCGGAGTACGAGGTGGAGAAGGAGGACCTTCCGCCGGTGGGTGAGCGGTCCGCGCTGATCGACTCCCGGGGGCGGGAGGTCGCCGCAGTGGAGCTGACGGAGGTGCGCGTGGTGGCGCTGGGCTCAATCGGCCTTCAGCACGCACTCGACGAGGGCGAGGGGTACACATCGGTCGCCCAGTGGCGGGCGGGTCACGAGGCGTTCTGGCACAGCGAGGAGATGCGGGAGGCCCTGGGGGACCCGGCGTTCACCGTGGACGACGACACGAAGATCGTCGTGGAGAGGTTCCGGGTGGTGGAGCGGTGGGAGTGA
- a CDS encoding APC family permease has protein sequence MSTGRTDTTGTGTARTTGDTGGINTYKGEERALRADRLGTPGLLLSVLAASAPLMVVAGVMPTVFGVMGIVGQPLLYVVLGIVLMLFSVGYAEMSRHVHNAGAFYAYIARGLGPTAGAGASLVALVAYSAMQVGIYGILGFEVSGLFATYLDIEMPWWLPALVSVAVVGVLGWLKIDLNAKVLGVLLVIECALVVIFDIAAVSKPGPEGLSFHAFNPDTLTGAGLGTALCFCIAAFVGFEQAPVYAEETSRPQVVVSRVMFLAVGYAALFLAVSSWALTVAAGPGSISDTSLKEGPGMLFGLTEERLGTTFTDVLHVLFVTGMFAALLSFHNVVARYAFAMGREGLLPAGFGRTSKTSGAPATGSLLQSVISVVIVLAFAFTDDYPVGDPTAPVLQLFTWMGNVGALGVILLMAAASFAVIAFFVRRGAGRAQAPRLVASGLAGIALLAIAVFTVRDFDVLVGSGPGSVLNWLLPGVIGVALVGGLVYGAVLRSTKPEVHARIGLGNEAFQLEKAAESTTDPR, from the coding sequence ATGTCGACGGGCAGAACAGATACGACCGGGACCGGAACGGCCAGGACAACCGGCGACACCGGCGGGATCAACACCTACAAGGGGGAGGAACGCGCCCTGCGCGCCGACCGGCTCGGCACCCCCGGACTGCTGCTCTCGGTCCTCGCGGCCAGCGCCCCGCTGATGGTCGTCGCCGGGGTGATGCCCACGGTCTTCGGTGTGATGGGCATCGTCGGGCAGCCGCTGCTCTACGTCGTCCTCGGCATCGTCCTCATGCTGTTCAGCGTCGGTTACGCGGAGATGAGCCGGCACGTCCACAACGCCGGTGCGTTCTATGCCTACATCGCCCGCGGTCTCGGCCCGACGGCCGGCGCGGGCGCCTCGCTCGTCGCGCTGGTCGCGTACAGCGCCATGCAGGTCGGCATCTACGGCATCCTCGGCTTCGAGGTCTCCGGCCTCTTCGCCACCTATCTCGACATCGAGATGCCCTGGTGGCTTCCCGCCCTCGTCTCGGTGGCCGTCGTCGGTGTCCTCGGCTGGCTGAAGATCGACCTCAACGCCAAGGTGCTCGGCGTCCTGCTCGTCATCGAGTGCGCCCTGGTCGTCATCTTCGACATCGCCGCCGTGAGCAAGCCCGGCCCCGAAGGCCTGTCCTTCCACGCGTTCAACCCCGACACCCTCACCGGCGCGGGGCTCGGCACCGCGCTCTGCTTCTGCATAGCCGCGTTCGTCGGCTTCGAGCAGGCCCCCGTGTACGCGGAGGAGACCAGCCGCCCGCAGGTCGTCGTGTCCCGGGTCATGTTCCTGGCCGTCGGCTACGCAGCCCTGTTCCTCGCGGTGAGCTCCTGGGCGCTGACCGTCGCCGCGGGCCCCGGCTCCATCTCGGACACCTCCCTCAAGGAGGGCCCGGGCATGCTCTTCGGCCTCACCGAGGAGAGGCTCGGCACCACCTTCACGGACGTCCTGCACGTCCTCTTCGTCACGGGCATGTTCGCCGCACTGCTCAGCTTCCACAACGTGGTCGCCCGCTACGCCTTCGCCATGGGCCGTGAGGGCCTGCTTCCGGCGGGCTTCGGCCGGACCAGCAAGACCAGCGGCGCGCCCGCCACCGGCTCGCTGCTCCAGTCCGTGATCTCCGTCGTGATCGTGCTGGCCTTCGCCTTCACGGACGACTACCCGGTCGGTGACCCCACGGCGCCCGTCCTGCAGCTGTTCACGTGGATGGGCAACGTCGGCGCGCTCGGAGTGATCCTGCTGATGGCGGCGGCCTCCTTCGCCGTGATCGCCTTCTTCGTACGCCGCGGCGCCGGCCGCGCCCAGGCACCCCGGCTCGTGGCCTCCGGCCTCGCCGGAATCGCGCTGCTGGCCATCGCGGTGTTCACCGTCCGTGACTTCGACGTACTGGTCGGCTCGGGCCCCGGCTCCGTACTCAACTGGCTGCTGCCCGGCGTCATCGGCGTCGCGCTCGTCGGCGGCCTGGTGTACGGGGCGGTGCTGCGCTCCACGAAGCCCGAGGTGCACGCCAGGATCGGCCTCGGCAACGAGGCGTTCCAGCTGGAGAAGGCCGCGGAGAGCACGACGGACCCCCGGTAA
- a CDS encoding molybdopterin-dependent oxidoreductase, whose protein sequence is MNSRPPDSEDPPDGSRAEGAPVGRRLVLAMLGLGAAGVVAAPVLQRGLETGLGAVADKDPTGLTGLLPNGGGFRYYSVATSVPEKTAADYRLTVDGLVDRPATYTLDSLKALPQTRLVRDVQCVTGWRVPETPFEGVRLSALLDAAGVRPGAKAVRFTCFDGAYSESLTLEQARRADVLVALRMQDKPVTHSHGGPVRLYVAPMYFYKSAKWLSGITVTDAVRPGYWEELGYDVDAWVGRSNGRDDAPTV, encoded by the coding sequence GTGAACAGTCGCCCTCCCGACAGCGAAGATCCCCCAGACGGCAGCCGTGCCGAAGGCGCGCCCGTCGGCCGCCGCCTGGTCCTGGCCATGCTCGGCCTGGGCGCCGCCGGGGTGGTCGCCGCCCCCGTCCTCCAGCGGGGGCTGGAGACCGGGCTCGGAGCGGTCGCCGACAAGGACCCCACCGGGCTGACCGGGCTCCTGCCCAACGGCGGCGGTTTCCGCTACTACTCCGTCGCCACATCCGTACCGGAGAAGACCGCAGCCGACTACCGCCTCACCGTGGACGGCCTGGTCGACCGCCCCGCCACCTACACGCTGGACTCCCTGAAGGCCCTCCCGCAGACCCGCCTGGTGCGCGATGTCCAGTGCGTCACCGGCTGGCGGGTCCCCGAGACCCCGTTCGAGGGGGTCAGGCTGTCCGCGCTGCTGGACGCGGCAGGAGTACGCCCCGGGGCGAAGGCGGTCCGCTTCACCTGCTTCGACGGCGCCTACAGCGAGAGCCTGACCCTGGAACAGGCCCGCCGCGCAGACGTCCTGGTCGCGCTGCGCATGCAGGACAAGCCGGTCACCCACTCGCACGGCGGCCCCGTCCGGCTCTACGTGGCACCGATGTACTTCTACAAATCGGCGAAATGGCTCTCCGGGATCACCGTCACCGACGCCGTACGCCCCGGCTACTGGGAGGAGCTCGGCTATGACGTCGACGCCTGGGTCGGCCGGTCCAACGGCCGCGACGACGCCCCCACCGTCTGA
- a CDS encoding cytochrome b/b6 domain-containing protein, translating into MTSTPGSAGPTAATTPPPSEHPTRIRRFTRAERWVHRTTAWLTLLCVATAAFLYVPQLAELVGRRHLVVTVHEWSGLLVPVPLLAGLVSRALRADLSRLNRFGPHDRQWLKAALRRDRTPGARPAGKFNAGQKLYAAWIAGAVLVMLGTGLLMWFTDLAPLVWRTGATFVHDWLALAIGIVLAGHTAMALADPEARRGMRTGSVERPWARTEHPLWRDPEE; encoded by the coding sequence ATGACGTCGACGCCTGGGTCGGCCGGTCCAACGGCCGCGACGACGCCCCCACCGTCTGAACACCCCACGAGGATCCGCCGCTTCACCCGCGCCGAGCGCTGGGTGCACCGCACCACCGCCTGGCTGACGCTGCTCTGCGTGGCCACCGCGGCCTTCCTGTACGTCCCCCAGCTCGCCGAACTCGTCGGCCGCCGCCACCTCGTGGTCACCGTCCACGAATGGTCCGGGCTGCTCGTCCCCGTACCGCTGCTCGCCGGGCTGGTCTCCCGCGCCCTGCGCGCCGACCTCTCCCGGCTCAACCGGTTCGGACCGCACGACCGGCAGTGGCTGAAGGCCGCGCTGCGCCGCGACCGCACGCCCGGAGCCCGGCCGGCCGGGAAGTTCAACGCGGGCCAGAAGCTCTACGCCGCCTGGATCGCCGGCGCCGTGCTCGTGATGCTCGGCACCGGCCTGCTGATGTGGTTCACGGACCTCGCCCCGCTGGTGTGGCGCACGGGCGCGACCTTCGTGCACGACTGGCTGGCACTCGCGATCGGCATCGTCCTGGCCGGACATACGGCAATGGCGCTCGCCGACCCGGAGGCACGCCGTGGCATGCGCACCGGGTCGGTCGAGCGCCCTTGGGCCCGCACCGAGCACCCGTTGTGGCGGGATCCGGAGGAGTAG
- a CDS encoding GntP family permease — MSSLSVEMLAADAVEPITSAGNAQLGIAVLAGIAVIVVLITKFKVHAFLALTIGSLALGVFAGAPLDKTITSFSTGLGATVASVGVLIALGAILGKLLADSGGADQIVDTILAKASGRAMPWAMVLIASIIGLPLFFEVGIVLLIPVVLLVAKRGNYSLMRIGIPALAGLSVMHGLIPPHPGPLVAIDALDANLGVTLALGVLVAVPTVIIAGPVFSRYAARWVDIQAPEKMIPERPSEDLDRRPGFGATLATVLLPVVLMLAKALVEIVVDNPENHVQRVTDVIGSPLIALLAAVIVGMFTLGRAAGFTKARLSTTVEKSLAPIAGVLMIVGAGGGFKTTLIDAGVGQMILEFSENWSIPALLLGWLIAVAIRLATGSATVATISAAGLVAPLAAGMSTPEAALLVLAVGAGSLFFSHVNDAGFWLVKEYFGMDVGQTIKTWSVMETIISVVSLGFILLLSLVL; from the coding sequence GTGAGCAGTCTCAGCGTCGAGATGCTGGCAGCGGATGCCGTCGAGCCGATCACCTCGGCCGGCAACGCGCAGTTGGGCATCGCCGTCCTGGCGGGCATCGCCGTCATCGTCGTACTCATCACCAAGTTCAAGGTGCACGCCTTCCTGGCGCTGACCATCGGCTCGCTGGCGCTCGGCGTCTTCGCGGGTGCCCCGCTGGACAAGACGATCACCAGCTTCTCCACGGGCCTCGGCGCCACCGTCGCCAGTGTCGGTGTGCTGATCGCGCTCGGCGCGATCCTGGGCAAGCTGCTCGCCGACTCGGGCGGCGCCGACCAGATCGTCGACACGATTCTCGCGAAGGCGAGCGGGCGCGCCATGCCCTGGGCGATGGTGCTGATCGCCTCGATCATCGGTCTGCCGCTGTTCTTCGAGGTCGGCATCGTGCTGCTGATCCCGGTGGTGCTGCTGGTCGCCAAGCGCGGCAACTACTCCCTGATGCGGATCGGTATCCCCGCGCTCGCCGGGCTCTCGGTGATGCACGGTCTGATCCCGCCGCACCCCGGCCCGCTGGTCGCCATCGACGCACTCGACGCCAACCTGGGCGTCACGCTGGCGCTGGGTGTCCTCGTCGCCGTCCCGACCGTGATCATCGCGGGCCCGGTCTTCTCCCGGTACGCCGCCCGCTGGGTGGACATCCAGGCGCCGGAGAAGATGATCCCCGAGCGCCCCTCGGAGGACCTGGACCGCCGCCCCGGCTTCGGCGCCACCCTGGCCACCGTGCTGCTGCCCGTCGTCCTGATGCTGGCCAAGGCCCTCGTCGAGATCGTGGTGGACAACCCGGAGAACCACGTCCAGCGGGTCACCGATGTGATCGGTTCGCCGCTGATCGCCCTGCTCGCCGCGGTGATCGTCGGTATGTTCACGCTGGGCCGGGCCGCCGGGTTCACCAAGGCGCGGCTCTCCACGACCGTCGAGAAGTCGCTCGCCCCGATCGCCGGCGTGCTGATGATCGTCGGTGCCGGCGGTGGCTTCAAGACGACCCTCATCGACGCCGGTGTGGGCCAGATGATCCTCGAGTTCTCCGAGAACTGGTCGATACCCGCCCTGCTGCTCGGCTGGCTGATCGCCGTGGCGATCCGCCTGGCGACGGGTTCGGCGACCGTGGCCACCATCTCGGCGGCCGGCCTCGTCGCTCCGCTGGCGGCCGGCATGTCCACCCCGGAGGCGGCCCTGCTCGTCCTCGCCGTCGGTGCGGGCTCGCTCTTCTTCAGCCACGTCAACGACGCGGGGTTCTGGCTGGTGAAGGAGTACTTCGGCATGGACGTCGGCCAGACGATCAAGACCTGGTCGGTGATGGAGACCATCATCTCCGTCGTCTCGCTGGGCTTCATCCTGCTGCTGTCGCTGGTCCTGTAA
- a CDS encoding gluconokinase yields the protein MSTPHVVVVMGVAGTGKTTIGPLLAAELGVPYAEGDDFHPPANIAKMSAGTPLDDNDRWPWLDAIGQWAHGRAGLGGVVSSSALKRVYRDRLRAEAPGAVFLHLTGDRALIERRMADRKGHFMPTALLDSQFATLQELQEDEAGVAVDVSGTPEEITDRAVAALRRLDS from the coding sequence ATGAGCACCCCCCACGTCGTCGTGGTGATGGGCGTAGCAGGGACCGGAAAGACCACGATCGGCCCCCTGCTCGCCGCCGAACTCGGCGTTCCCTACGCCGAGGGCGACGACTTCCACCCGCCGGCCAACATCGCCAAGATGTCGGCGGGTACCCCGCTGGACGACAACGACCGCTGGCCCTGGCTGGACGCGATCGGCCAGTGGGCCCACGGCCGGGCGGGGCTCGGCGGAGTCGTCAGCAGCTCGGCGCTCAAGCGGGTCTACCGTGACCGGCTGCGCGCCGAAGCCCCTGGTGCCGTCTTCCTCCATCTGACCGGCGACCGGGCACTCATCGAGCGCCGGATGGCGGACCGCAAGGGCCACTTCATGCCGACCGCACTGCTCGACTCCCAGTTCGCGACCCTGCAGGAGCTGCAGGAGGACGAGGCGGGCGTGGCGGTGGACGTGTCCGGAACCCCCGAAGAAATAACCGACCGGGCCGTCGCCGCGTTGCGCCGGCTCGATTCCTAA
- a CDS encoding FadR/GntR family transcriptional regulator, which yields MTTQGQGLHTHVLDALGLEIAAGDFPPGRVLRTDELAQRFEVSRTVVREVIRVLESMHLVESRRRVGVTVRPTEEWNVYDPQVIRWRLAGSDRPRQLRSLTVLRSAVEPVAAGLAARHATAEQCAALTECALGMVATSRGQQLEGYLRHDIAFHRIVLNASGNEMFARLGDVVAEVLAGRTHHQVMFEDPDPAAVTLHVRLAEAVREGDAAAAERLTKEIAVGALHELDVLAP from the coding sequence ATGACCACACAGGGCCAGGGGCTGCATACACATGTGCTGGACGCCCTGGGTCTGGAGATCGCCGCGGGGGACTTCCCGCCCGGCCGGGTCCTGCGCACCGACGAGCTGGCACAGCGCTTCGAGGTGTCCCGCACCGTCGTACGCGAAGTGATCCGCGTCCTGGAGTCCATGCACCTGGTCGAGTCCCGCCGCCGGGTCGGCGTGACCGTGCGGCCCACCGAGGAGTGGAACGTCTACGACCCCCAGGTCATCCGCTGGCGGCTGGCCGGCTCCGACCGCCCCCGGCAGCTGCGCTCCCTCACCGTGCTGAGGTCCGCCGTCGAACCCGTCGCCGCCGGACTCGCCGCCCGGCACGCCACCGCCGAACAGTGCGCCGCCCTCACCGAATGCGCCCTCGGCATGGTCGCCACCTCGCGCGGCCAGCAGCTGGAGGGCTATCTGCGGCACGACATCGCCTTCCACCGCATCGTGCTCAACGCCTCCGGCAACGAGATGTTCGCGCGGCTCGGCGATGTCGTCGCCGAGGTCCTCGCCGGGCGTACCCACCACCAGGTGATGTTCGAGGACCCCGACCCCGCGGCCGTCACCCTCCACGTACGCCTGGCCGAGGCGGTCCGCGAGGGGGACGCGGCAGCCGCGGAACGCCTGACGAAGGAGATCGCGGTGGGCGCCCTCCACGAACTGGACGTGCTCGCGCCCTGA
- a CDS encoding TetR/AcrR family transcriptional regulator, with the protein MGASERVVPEGARRRRRPTKGGTVLSEQLIVETTLRLIGEHGAAALTVRRLGAALGCDPSAVYRYFKDTDELLLAVADELIGRTLNSWRPTGDWRADLRALGLRMHADYMAHPQAAMLACARVTGRRHEIRSVDAILGVLRGAGFPDAEAVRIYHVFVDQTLSFAALDASTLALPVRARELEARAWRETYARMPAETHPHIAATSGVLVAEMDRSGYPAALEMVLAAAAGRLAHVLEGSGPPGA; encoded by the coding sequence ATGGGAGCGAGCGAGCGGGTGGTGCCGGAGGGGGCGCGTCGGCGCAGGCGCCCCACCAAGGGGGGCACGGTCCTGTCCGAGCAGCTGATCGTGGAGACGACGCTCAGGCTGATCGGGGAGCACGGGGCCGCGGCGCTGACGGTGCGGCGGCTCGGTGCCGCGCTGGGGTGTGATCCGAGTGCCGTCTACCGGTACTTCAAGGACACGGACGAGCTGTTGCTGGCGGTGGCCGACGAGTTGATCGGCCGTACGCTGAACAGCTGGCGTCCCACCGGCGACTGGCGGGCCGATCTGCGGGCGCTGGGGCTGAGGATGCACGCGGACTACATGGCGCATCCGCAGGCGGCGATGCTGGCCTGTGCCCGGGTGACGGGCCGCAGGCACGAGATCCGGTCGGTGGACGCGATCCTCGGGGTGCTGCGCGGGGCGGGCTTCCCCGATGCGGAGGCGGTGCGGATCTACCACGTGTTCGTCGACCAGACGCTGTCGTTCGCCGCCCTGGACGCGTCGACGCTGGCGCTTCCGGTGCGGGCGCGCGAGCTGGAGGCGCGGGCGTGGCGGGAGACGTACGCGCGGATGCCGGCCGAGACGCATCCGCACATCGCGGCGACCTCGGGGGTGCTGGTCGCCGAGATGGACCGCAGCGGGTACCCGGCGGCGCTGGAGATGGTGCTGGCGGCGGCCGCGGGGCGGTTGGCGCACGTGCTCGAAGGATCGGGCCCGCCCGGCGCCTGA
- a CDS encoding APC family permease encodes MCRHRGRTAPLGEGVTVKASRTPYGSDPPATQPPDALRKSLGVVDGVAIAASSTAATTSIGIGLGVTAAAVGLHLPIIMLLAFLPILGIASAYSRLNRVEPNMGSGYVWVGRSLSPWLGFLTGWIGIVSTVVFLSYTTTVTGSALLQLAGEGGLHELAGLRLDPDSTAQATALGIVVLVAVTFTAITGLRSAATFQKYLLVFEYVVLLGFCGYGLVAGPHPFSLDWLNPFTIPSGQQLAQGLLLSVFCYWGFESSFSVTEEVRDPEDASKAGLITLFTMLGLFLLGSFAFQRVLSLDELTAHGAQGLTYFGERLADQPLAALPLIALTFSAIASLQSGVIPTVRGMFAMGRDRTLGPLWTKVSPRYGTPAAGTVAIGCVAAAVAVLSLVIPKVGDLILASVNAIGVVVSLYYALTALAAAARFRGALRESLSEALRAVVLPVLSAVVLLGLGGYLCWTFYTSADHFEISPDNGWFMLFCPAVMLLTGVIAAAWAKWVRKSPYFVTGRSTAPAVPETV; translated from the coding sequence ATGTGCCGCCATCGGGGCCGAACCGCGCCCCTCGGCGAAGGAGTGACCGTGAAGGCCTCACGAACCCCGTACGGCAGCGACCCACCCGCCACGCAGCCCCCCGACGCCCTGAGGAAGAGCCTCGGCGTCGTCGACGGCGTGGCCATCGCCGCCTCCTCCACCGCGGCCACCACCAGCATCGGCATCGGCCTCGGTGTCACCGCGGCCGCCGTCGGCCTGCACCTCCCGATCATCATGCTGCTCGCCTTCCTGCCGATCCTCGGTATCGCGAGCGCCTACTCACGGCTCAACAGGGTCGAGCCGAACATGGGCAGCGGCTACGTCTGGGTCGGCCGCTCCCTCAGCCCCTGGCTGGGCTTCCTCACCGGCTGGATCGGCATCGTCTCCACGGTCGTCTTCCTCTCGTACACCACGACCGTCACCGGCTCCGCCCTCCTCCAACTCGCCGGCGAGGGCGGCCTGCACGAGCTCGCGGGCCTCCGGCTCGACCCCGACTCCACGGCACAGGCGACCGCTCTCGGCATCGTCGTCCTGGTGGCCGTCACCTTTACCGCGATCACCGGCCTCCGGTCCGCCGCCACCTTCCAGAAGTACCTGCTCGTCTTCGAGTACGTCGTCCTGCTCGGCTTCTGCGGATACGGGCTCGTCGCGGGACCGCACCCGTTCAGCCTGGACTGGCTCAACCCGTTCACCATCCCGTCGGGACAGCAGCTCGCCCAGGGGCTCCTGCTCTCCGTCTTCTGCTACTGGGGCTTCGAGTCCTCGTTCAGCGTCACCGAGGAGGTCCGCGACCCCGAGGATGCCTCCAAGGCCGGGCTCATCACCCTCTTCACCATGCTCGGCCTCTTCCTGCTCGGCTCCTTCGCCTTCCAACGCGTCCTCTCCCTCGACGAGTTGACCGCGCACGGAGCCCAGGGCCTCACCTACTTCGGTGAGCGGCTCGCCGACCAGCCGCTCGCCGCACTCCCGCTGATCGCCCTGACGTTCTCCGCGATCGCGTCCCTCCAGTCGGGGGTGATACCCACCGTCCGCGGCATGTTCGCGATGGGCCGCGACCGTACGCTCGGCCCGCTCTGGACCAAGGTCAGCCCCCGTTACGGGACCCCCGCGGCCGGGACCGTCGCCATCGGCTGCGTCGCCGCCGCCGTGGCCGTCCTCTCCCTGGTCATCCCGAAGGTGGGCGACCTCATCCTGGCCTCCGTCAACGCGATCGGCGTCGTCGTGTCCCTCTACTACGCGCTGACCGCCCTGGCCGCCGCCGCCCGTTTCCGCGGCGCCCTGCGCGAGAGCCTGTCCGAGGCCCTGCGTGCAGTGGTCCTCCCCGTCCTCAGCGCCGTCGTCCTGCTCGGCCTCGGCGGCTACCTGTGCTGGACCTTCTACACCTCCGCCGACCACTTCGAGATCAGCCCGGACAACGGCTGGTTCATGCTCTTCTGTCCCGCCGTCATGCTGCTGACCGGCGTGATCGCGGCGGCCTGGGCCAAGTGGGTCAGGAAATCCCCCTACTTCGTCACCGGCCGCTCCACCGCGCCCGCCGTCCCCGAAACGGTCTGA
- a CDS encoding amidohydrolase: MHHTPADLVLSGGPVLTMDAAGTRATTVAVTGDRITAVGHDEVRALIGPRTEVVDLAGRLLVPGFQDAHIHPVTAGLEMAQCDLTDARTAPATVAAVRAYADSHPDREWITGGGWSMDAFEGGAPTRDLLDTAVPDRPAYLVNRDHHGAWVNTRALEIAGITRDTPEPADGRIERDGRGEPTGLLQEGAMDLVARLTPRSTPADRLAALLRAQRILHGYGITAWQDAIVGSYGSMDDAADAYLTAARDGSLTARVVGALWWDRDRGAEQIPELAARRTELSTGPFRAGSVKIMLDGVAETGTAALLTPYLDACGCASTNSGTSFIDPVELRGYVTALDALGFQAHFHALGDRAVREALDAVEAARAVNGRTDTRPHLAHLQVVHPDDIPRFRELGATANIQPLWAAHEPQMDELTIPFLGAGRAALQYPFGALLRSGATVAAGSDWPVSSADPLHGIHTAVNRIAPDGEGPVFLPEQRIPLTAAIAAYTAGSAHVNHLDDTGSLRAGALADLVVLDRDPYANPSEEIGGTRVLRTYVGGRKVHDSEA, encoded by the coding sequence ATGCACCACACCCCCGCCGACCTCGTCCTCAGCGGCGGCCCCGTCCTCACGATGGACGCGGCCGGCACCCGTGCCACCACCGTCGCCGTCACCGGCGACCGGATCACCGCCGTCGGCCACGACGAGGTCCGCGCGCTCATCGGGCCGAGGACTGAGGTCGTCGACCTCGCCGGCCGCCTGCTCGTCCCCGGCTTCCAGGACGCCCACATCCACCCGGTCACCGCCGGACTGGAGATGGCCCAGTGCGACCTCACGGACGCCCGTACGGCACCGGCCACCGTCGCTGCCGTACGCGCCTACGCCGACAGCCACCCCGACCGTGAATGGATCACCGGCGGCGGCTGGTCCATGGACGCCTTCGAGGGCGGCGCCCCGACCAGGGACCTGCTCGACACCGCCGTACCCGACCGCCCCGCCTACCTCGTCAACCGCGACCACCACGGGGCCTGGGTCAACACCCGCGCCCTCGAGATCGCCGGCATCACCCGGGACACCCCCGAACCCGCCGACGGGCGCATCGAGCGCGACGGGAGGGGCGAGCCCACCGGCCTCCTCCAGGAGGGAGCCATGGACCTGGTCGCCCGGCTCACCCCGCGTTCCACCCCGGCCGACCGGCTCGCCGCGCTGCTGCGGGCCCAGCGGATCCTCCACGGGTACGGCATCACCGCCTGGCAGGACGCGATCGTCGGCTCCTACGGCTCGATGGACGACGCCGCCGACGCCTATCTCACCGCCGCCCGCGACGGATCGCTCACCGCCCGGGTCGTCGGCGCACTCTGGTGGGACCGCGACCGCGGCGCCGAGCAGATACCCGAGCTGGCCGCCAGACGGACGGAGCTGAGCACCGGCCCGTTCCGGGCCGGATCCGTCAAGATCATGCTGGACGGGGTCGCCGAGACCGGCACGGCCGCCCTCCTCACCCCGTACCTCGACGCCTGCGGCTGCGCCTCCACGAACAGCGGCACCAGCTTCATCGACCCCGTCGAGCTGCGCGGATACGTCACCGCCCTCGACGCCCTCGGCTTCCAGGCCCACTTCCACGCTCTCGGCGACCGCGCCGTACGCGAGGCACTGGACGCCGTGGAGGCCGCCCGCGCCGTCAACGGACGCACCGACACCCGACCCCACCTCGCCCACCTCCAGGTCGTCCACCCCGACGACATCCCCCGGTTCCGGGAGCTCGGCGCCACGGCCAACATCCAGCCGCTGTGGGCCGCCCACGAACCGCAGATGGACGAGCTGACCATCCCCTTCCTCGGCGCCGGCAGGGCCGCCCTCCAGTACCCGTTCGGAGCCCTCCTGCGATCCGGCGCCACCGTCGCGGCGGGCAGCGACTGGCCCGTCAGCAGCGCCGATCCGCTGCACGGCATCCACACCGCGGTCAACCGGATCGCACCGGATGGCGAAGGCCCGGTCTTCCTCCCCGAACAGCGCATCCCGCTCACGGCCGCCATCGCCGCGTACACGGCGGGATCCGCCCACGTGAACCACCTCGACGACACCGGCTCACTCCGCGCCGGAGCCCTCGCCGACCTGGTGGTCCTGGACCGCGACCCGTACGCGAACCCGTCCGAGGAGATCGGCGGGACGCGTGTGCTGCGGACATACGTCGGCGGCCGGAAGGTCCACGACTCCGAGGCCTGA